A genomic segment from Capra hircus breed San Clemente chromosome 7, ASM170441v1, whole genome shotgun sequence encodes:
- the SLC25A23 gene encoding calcium-binding mitochondrial carrier protein SCaMC-3 isoform X1 — MRGGPGEAERRQRWGRLFEELDSNKDGRVDIRELRQGLARLGGGDPDRGAQQGITPEGGTDPDGGLDLEEFILYLQEREQRLLLLFHSLDRNQDGQIDVSEIQQSFRALGISISLEQAEKILHSMDRDGTMTIDWQEWRDHFLLHSLENVEDVLYFWKHSTVLDIGECLTVPDEFSEQEKLTGMWWKQLVAGAVAGAVSRTGTAPLDRLKVFMQVHASKTNRLNILGGLWSMIQEGGVRSLWRGNGINVLKIAPESAIKFMAYEQIKRAIRGQQETLHVQERFVAGSLAGATAQTIIYPMEVLKTRLTLRRTGQYKGLLDCAWQILEREGPRAFYRGYLPNVLGIIPYAGIDLAVYETLKNQWLQQYSHDSADPGILVLLACGTISSTCGQIASYPLALVRTRMQAQASTEGAPQLSMLGLLRHILSQEGVRGLYRGIAPNSMKVIPAVSISYVVYENMKQALGVTSR; from the exons ATGCGGGGGGGCCCGGGCGAGGCCGAGCGGCGTCAGCGCTGGGGTCGCCTCTTCGAAGAGCTGGACAGTAACAAGGATGGTCGCGTGGACATCCGCGAGTTGCGCCAGGGACTGGCCCGGCTGGGCGGGGGCGATCCGGACCGCGGCGCCCAACAG GGCATCACCCCTGAGGGTGGCACTGACCCAGATGGCGGCCTTGACCTGGAGGAGTTTATCCTCTACCTGCAGGAGCGGGAACAGCGCCTTCTACTTCtgttccacagtctggaccgGAATCAAGATG GTCAGATTGACGTCTCTGAGATCCAACAGAGTTTCCGAGCCCTGGGCATTTCCATTTCGCTGGAACAGGCAGAGAAAATCCTGCACAG CATGGACCGTGATGGCACCATGACCATTGACTGGCAGGAGTGGCGTGACCACTTCCTGTTGCATTCGCTGGAGAACGTGGAAGATGTGCTGTATTTCTGGAAGCATTCCACG GTCCTGGATATTGGCGAGTGCCTCACTGTCCCAGATGAGTTCTCGGAGCAGGAGAAACTGACTGGCATGTGGTGGAAGCAGCTGGTGGCGGGCGCAGTGGCGGGGGCTGTGTCCCGGACAGGCACAGCCCCTCTGGACCGCCTCAAGGTCTTCATGCAg GTCCACGCCTCCAAGACCAACCGGCTGAACATCCTGGGGGGCCTTTGGAGCATGATCCAAGAGGGGGGTGTGCGCTCCCTGTGGCGTGGCAACGGGATTAATGTGCTCAAGATTGCACCTGAGTCGGCAATCAAGTTCATGGCCTATGAGCAG ATCAAGCGGGCCATCCGGGGGCAACAGGAGACCCTGCATGTGCAGGAGCGCTTTGTGGCTGGCTCCCTGGCTGGCGCCACAGCCCAGACCATCATCTACCCCATGGAG GTGCTGAAGACACGGCTGACCCTTCGCCGGACGGGCCAGTACAAGGGGCTGCTGGACTGTGCGTGGCAGATCCTGGAGAGAGAAGGGCCCCGTGCCTTCTACCGTGGCTACCTGCCCAACGTTCTGGGTATCATCCCCTATGCGGGCATCGACCTGGCCGTCTATGAG ACCCTGAAGAACCAGTGGCTCCAGCAGTATAGCCATGACTCAGCTGACCCGGGCATCCTCGTCCTCCTGGCCTGTGGCACCATCTCCAGCACGTGCGGCCAGATAGCCAGCTACCCACTGGCCCTGGTCCGGACCCGCATGCAGGCCCAAG cctccactGAGGGAGCCCCCCAGCTCTCCATGCTGGGTCTCCTCCGTCACATCTTATCCCAGGAGGGCGTGCGGGGCCTCTACCGGGGCATTGCCCCCAACTCCATGAAGGTCATCCCTGCTGTGAGCATCTCCTATGTGGTCTACGAGAACATGAAGCAGGCCCTGGGGGTCACGTCCAGGTGA
- the SLC25A23 gene encoding calcium-binding mitochondrial carrier protein SCaMC-3 isoform X2, whose translation MRGGPGEAERRQRWGRLFEELDSNKDGRVDIRELRQGLARLGGGDPDRGAQQGITPEGGTDPDGGLDLEEFILYLQEREQRLLLLFHSLDRNQDGQIDVSEIQQSFRALGISISLEQAEKILHSMDRDGTMTIDWQEWRDHFLLHSLENVEDVLYFWKHSTVLDIGECLTVPDEFSEQEKLTGMWWKQLVAGAVAGAVSRTGTAPLDRLKVFMQVHASKTNRLNILGGLWSMIQEGGVRSLWRGNGINVLKIAPESAIKFMAYEQIKRAIRGQQETLHVQERFVAGSLAGATAQTIIYPMEVLKTRLTLRRTGQYKGLLDCAWQILEREGPRAFYRGYLPNVLGIIPYAGIDLAVYEVSGHVKVGDHSSSENQGSRQR comes from the exons ATGCGGGGGGGCCCGGGCGAGGCCGAGCGGCGTCAGCGCTGGGGTCGCCTCTTCGAAGAGCTGGACAGTAACAAGGATGGTCGCGTGGACATCCGCGAGTTGCGCCAGGGACTGGCCCGGCTGGGCGGGGGCGATCCGGACCGCGGCGCCCAACAG GGCATCACCCCTGAGGGTGGCACTGACCCAGATGGCGGCCTTGACCTGGAGGAGTTTATCCTCTACCTGCAGGAGCGGGAACAGCGCCTTCTACTTCtgttccacagtctggaccgGAATCAAGATG GTCAGATTGACGTCTCTGAGATCCAACAGAGTTTCCGAGCCCTGGGCATTTCCATTTCGCTGGAACAGGCAGAGAAAATCCTGCACAG CATGGACCGTGATGGCACCATGACCATTGACTGGCAGGAGTGGCGTGACCACTTCCTGTTGCATTCGCTGGAGAACGTGGAAGATGTGCTGTATTTCTGGAAGCATTCCACG GTCCTGGATATTGGCGAGTGCCTCACTGTCCCAGATGAGTTCTCGGAGCAGGAGAAACTGACTGGCATGTGGTGGAAGCAGCTGGTGGCGGGCGCAGTGGCGGGGGCTGTGTCCCGGACAGGCACAGCCCCTCTGGACCGCCTCAAGGTCTTCATGCAg GTCCACGCCTCCAAGACCAACCGGCTGAACATCCTGGGGGGCCTTTGGAGCATGATCCAAGAGGGGGGTGTGCGCTCCCTGTGGCGTGGCAACGGGATTAATGTGCTCAAGATTGCACCTGAGTCGGCAATCAAGTTCATGGCCTATGAGCAG ATCAAGCGGGCCATCCGGGGGCAACAGGAGACCCTGCATGTGCAGGAGCGCTTTGTGGCTGGCTCCCTGGCTGGCGCCACAGCCCAGACCATCATCTACCCCATGGAG GTGCTGAAGACACGGCTGACCCTTCGCCGGACGGGCCAGTACAAGGGGCTGCTGGACTGTGCGTGGCAGATCCTGGAGAGAGAAGGGCCCCGTGCCTTCTACCGTGGCTACCTGCCCAACGTTCTGGGTATCATCCCCTATGCGGGCATCGACCTGGCCGTCTATGAG GTCTCAGGACACGTGAAAGTTGGGGACCACTCCAGCTCAGAAAATCAAGGGAGCAGGCAAAGATGA
- the SLC25A41 gene encoding solute carrier family 25 member 41, with translation MMGAQPEQAQKPSSRVQTLFKRVKAFFTKTGPPPPPPAPSRNLGCTHVYGYVFGHLGEREPEHPPSQQVLDTGEQLMVPVDVLEVDNEGALWKFLLSGAMAGAVSRTGTAPLDRAKVYMQVYSSKKNFMNLLGGLRSLIQEGGIRSLWRGNGINVLKIAPEYAIKFSVFEQCKNYFCGVHESPPFQERLLAGSLAVATSQTLINPMEVLKTRLTLRRTGQYKGLLDCARQILEQEGTRALYRGYLPNMLGIIPYACTDLAVYEMLKCLWLKSGRDMKDPSGLVSLSSVTLSTTCGQMASYPLTLVRTRMQAQDTVEGSNPTMCGVFRRILAQQGWPGLYRGMTPTLLKVLPAGGISYVVYEAMKKTLGV, from the exons ATGATGGGAGCCCAACCAGAGCAAGCTCAGAAGCCCAGCTCACGGGTCCAGACCCTGTTTAAGAGGGTCAAGGCCTTCTTCACCAAAAccggtcccccacccccacccccagccccctcccggAACCTGGGCTGTACCCACGTGTACGGGTACGTGTTTGGGCACCTGGGGGAGAGAGAACCAGAGCATCCCCCATCGCAGCAG GTGCTGGACACAGGGGAGCAGCTCATGGTCCCCGTGGATGTCCTGGAAGTGGATAACGAGGGAGCCTTGTGGAAGTTCCTCCTCTCGGGAGCCATGGCTGGGGCAGTGTCTCGCACGGGCACGGCCCCTCTGGACCGTGCCAAGGTGTACATGCAG GTCTACTCCTCCAAGAAGAATTTCATGAATCTGCTGGGAGGTCTCCGGAGCCTGATCCAGGAAGGGGGCATCCGTTCACTCTGGAGGGGCAACGGTATCAACGTGCTCAAGATTGCCCCGGAGTACGCCATCAAGTTCTCTGTCTTCGAACAG TGTAAAAACTACTTCTGTGGAGTGCACGAGTCCCCACCCTTTCAGGAACGTCTCCTCGCTGGCTCTCTGGCTGTGGCCACTTCCCAGACGCTCATCAACCCCATGGAG GTGCTGAAGACGCGGCTGACCCTGCGCCGGACTGGCCAGTACAAGGGGCTGCTGGACTGCGCCAGGCAGATCCTGGAACAGGAGGGCACCCGTGCCCTTTACCGTGGGTACCTCCCCAACATGCTTGGCATCATCCCGTATGCCTGCACCGACCTGGCCGTCTACGAG ATGCTCAAGTGTCTCTGGCTGAAATCAGGCAGGGACATGAAGGACCCTAGTGGCTTGGTCAGTCTGTCGTCTGTGACACTGTCCACCACCTGTGGACAGATGGCGAGTTACCCGCTGACTTTGGTGCGCACCAGGATGCAAGCCCAAG ACACTGTGGAGGGTTCAAACCccaccatgtgtggagtcttccgGAGGATCCTGGCCCAGCAGGGCTGGCCAGGGCTGTACCGAGGCATGACCCCCACATTACTGAAGGTGTTGCCTGCAGGCGGCATCAGCTACGTGGTGTATGAAGCCATGAAGAAGACCCTGGGAGTATAA